A genome region from Haliotis asinina isolate JCU_RB_2024 chromosome 11, JCU_Hal_asi_v2, whole genome shotgun sequence includes the following:
- the LOC137255882 gene encoding uncharacterized protein, protein MIFLLLLIHFVKSVLSSNLCFNIALSASSTEHKPTPYLSIKTVTSDHLADCAATCGVTWTCASFFYYTQDRTCCLYSGRIKVLNLRGESGWTGYDFQGRPVPGAYVPCTNNPGYEINQEAHLCYKVHTDRQKAWQAEQACQDEGGLLIMLNTGARKTLVEGIVEADPGNEEYFLGAKETVDGQWRWTADNSIIPWFTLIGSGGQCLELEPGRRYDDSGCDNQQQKFICEIFV, encoded by the exons ATGATATTTCTTCTACTGTTAATTCATTTCGTGAAGTCGGTTCTTTCTTCAAATCTGTGTTTTAACATAGCTTTATCGGCTTCGTCGACGGAGCACAAGCCAACGCCATATTTGTCAATCAAGACAGTCACATCTGACCACCTGGCCGATTGTGCGGCTACATGTGGCGTTACCTGGACCTGTGCGTCTTTCTTCTACTATACACAGGACAGAACTTGTTGCCTGTACAGTGGACGAATTAAAGTGTTGAACTTGAGAGGGGAATCTGGTTGGACTGGATATGACTTTCAAG GTCGACCAGTTCCGGGAG CATATGTTCCTTGTACGAACAATCCGGGATACGAGATAAACCAGGAAGCCCACCTCTGCTACAAAGTCCATACAGACCGGCAGAAAGCATGGCAAGCTGAACAAGCGTGCCAAGATGAAGGAGGCTTGCTGATCATGTTGAACACTGGGGCACGAAAAACGCTTGTTGAGGGCATCGTTGAAGCGG ATCCCGGTAATGAGGAGTATTTCCTAGGCGCAAAAGAAACTGTTGATGGACAGTGGCGATGGACAGCAGATAATTCGATAATTCCATGGTTTACACTCATTGGTAGTGGAGGGCAGTGTTTAGAACTGGAGCCAGGCCGGAGATATGATGACAGTGGCTGCGACAATCAGCAGCAAAAGTTCATCTGTGAAATATTTGTGTAA